The proteins below come from a single Aegilops tauschii subsp. strangulata cultivar AL8/78 chromosome 6, Aet v6.0, whole genome shotgun sequence genomic window:
- the LOC109742576 gene encoding uncharacterized protein isoform X2 — MVHRRRSLSTPPALPLGRRNRAAVPAAKLKAPVREEAGGCSATSATSSLSTSSRAISSYRRGSLQSPGASALSSKEGLGRSIQGARGTNRGGVLCLCASPTAF; from the exons ATGGTCCACCGTCGCCGTTCCCTTAGCACGCCGCCTGCACTTCCTCTTGGTCGCCGCAATC GTGCCGCAGTACCGGCAGCGAAGCTGAAGGCCCCAGTGCGGGAGGAAGCAGGCGGGTGCTCGGCGACATCGGCAACATCGTCCCTGTCCACGTCCTCGAGGG CAATATCCAGCTACCGGCGGGGATCACTCCAATCACCAGGAGCTTCAGCGCTGAGCTCTAAAGAAGGCCTAGGCCGATCCATCCAAG GAGCGAGGGGAACCAACAGGGGTGGTGTCCTGTGTCTGTGTGCATCTCCTACAGCATTCTGA
- the LOC109742559 gene encoding ATG8-interacting protein 1 isoform X2, whose protein sequence is MEPDQSGTGQTSPRGNDWEVVQLTASNYASAPGPTRTEPSDEEAEGQVYDAEGGDSAAASLLMSGHFSVPQSEAEKLLMEADTSIYQQEARGSQYAVSDKGGDGMYEDQQEKLKDDGLDRIPSFDKGKSLSPVDMEPDDGNALHSISQAGEDPVTFSSSGYSATEAEKEVTESAKEKTEENITLQNVDPVTDSSNVVASGEESKPDGSGAPRNAWWQKQLISLYRSAKESNKLWPIVVAAAALMGMAYFRRRWQKGKLQLQQVKLQPASSKEVIVGRLPFDHTSQIFHATEQTSLA, encoded by the coding sequence ATGGAGCCTGACCAGAGTGGCACCGGGCAGACTTCTCCCCGCGGGAACGACTGGGAGGTCGTGCAGCTCACCGCTTCAAACTACGCTTCTGCACCTGGTCCGACGAGAACTGAACCTTCCGACGAGGAGGCTGAAGGCCAGGTGTATGACGCAGAGGGGGGTGATTCCGCAGCCGCGTCGCTGCTCATGTCTGGCCATTTCTCGGTGCCGCAGAGTGAGGCTGAGAAACTCCTCATGGAAGCTGATACTAGCATATATCAGCAGGAGGCGCGCGGCAGCCAGTATGCAGTTTCTGACAAGGGTGGAGATGGTATGTACGAAGACCAGCAGGAGAAACTGAAGGACGACGGTCTTGACAGGATCCCATCCTTCGACAAAGGGAAAAGCCTTTCCCCTGTTGATATGGAGCCTGACGATGGGAACGCATTGCACAGCATTAGTCAGGCTGGGGAAGACCCAGTTACATTCTCATCATCTGGTTACAGTGCAACGGAGGCTGAGAAAGAAGTTACCGAGAGTGCCAAGGAGAAGACTGAAGAAAATATAACGCTCCAAAATGTCGACCCTGTCACTGATTcgtccaatgttgttgcttccgGTGAGGAGAGCAAGCCTGACGGTTCTGGAGCCCCACGCAATGCGTGGTGGCAGAAGCAACTTATATCGCTCTACAGGAGCGCTAAAGAGAGCAACAAGCTCTGGCCTATCGTTGTGGCTGCTGCCGCTTTGATGGGGATGGCATATTTCCGGCGGCGCTGGCAGAAGGGCAAGCTGCAGCTTCAGCAGGTCAAATTGCAACCTGCCAGCAGCAAGGAGGTAATCGTGGGACGCCTTCCTTTTGATCATACTAGCCAAATTTTCCATGCAACTGAACAGACTAGTTTGGCCTGA
- the LOC109742559 gene encoding ATG8-interacting protein 1 isoform X1, with the protein MEPDQSGTGQTSPRGNDWEVVQLTASNYASAPGPTRTEPSDEEAEGQVYDAEGGDSAAASLLMSGHFSVPQSEAEKLLMEADTSIYQQEARGSQYAVSDKGGDGMYEDQQEKLKDDGLDRIPSFDKGKSLSPVDMEPDDGNALHSISQAGEDPVTFSSSGYSATEAEKEVTESAKEKTEENITLQNVDPVTDSSNVVASGEESKPDGSGAPRNAWWQKQLISLYRSAKESNKLWPIVVAAAALMGMAYFRRRWQKGKLQLQQVKLQPASSKERINQATVPLNRIKDILVAGNHPSPATHGNARLG; encoded by the exons ATGGAGCCTGACCAGAGTGGCACCGGGCAGACTTCTCCCCGCGGGAACGACTGGGAGGTCGTGCAGCTCACCGCTTCAAACTACGCTTCTGCACCTGGTCCGACGAGAACTGAACCTTCCGACGAGGAGGCTGAAGGCCAGGTGTATGACGCAGAGGGGGGTGATTCCGCAGCCGCGTCGCTGCTCATGTCTGGCCATTTCTCGGTGCCGCAGAGTGAGGCTGAGAAACTCCTCATGGAAGCTGATACTAGCATATATCAGCAGGAGGCGCGCGGCAGCCAGTATGCAGTTTCTGACAAGGGTGGAGATGGTATGTACGAAGACCAGCAGGAGAAACTGAAGGACGACGGTCTTGACAGGATCCCATCCTTCGACAAAGGGAAAAGCCTTTCCCCTGTTGATATGGAGCCTGACGATGGGAACGCATTGCACAGCATTAGTCAGGCTGGGGAAGACCCAGTTACATTCTCATCATCTGGTTACAGTGCAACGGAGGCTGAGAAAGAAGTTACCGAGAGTGCCAAGGAGAAGACTGAAGAAAATATAACGCTCCAAAATGTCGACCCTGTCACTGATTcgtccaatgttgttgcttccgGTGAGGAGAGCAAGCCTGACGGTTCTGGAGCCCCACGCAATGCGTGGTGGCAGAAGCAACTTATATCGCTCTACAGGAGCGCTAAAGAGAGCAACAAGCTCTGGCCTATCGTTGTGGCTGCTGCCGCTTTGATGGGGATGGCATATTTCCGGCGGCGCTGGCAGAAGGGCAAGCTGCAGCTTCAGCAGGTCAAATTGCAACCTGCCAGCAGCAAGGAG AGAATCAACCAGGCCACCGTACCGCTTAACCGAATCAAGGACATTCTTGTCGCTGGCAACCACCCGAGTCCGGCTACTCATGGAAATGCTCGATTGGGCTGA
- the LOC109742576 gene encoding uncharacterized protein isoform X1 — MVHRRRSLSTPPALPLGRRNRAAVPAAKLKAPVREEAGGCSATSATSSLSTSSRAISSYRRGSLQSPGASALSSKEGLGRSIQGADALRSEGNQQGWCPVSVCISYSILNPCSTPALRSTYKLHVLSNSISCVA; from the exons ATGGTCCACCGTCGCCGTTCCCTTAGCACGCCGCCTGCACTTCCTCTTGGTCGCCGCAATC GTGCCGCAGTACCGGCAGCGAAGCTGAAGGCCCCAGTGCGGGAGGAAGCAGGCGGGTGCTCGGCGACATCGGCAACATCGTCCCTGTCCACGTCCTCGAGGG CAATATCCAGCTACCGGCGGGGATCACTCCAATCACCAGGAGCTTCAGCGCTGAGCTCTAAAGAAGGCCTAGGCCGATCCATCCAAGGTGCGGACGCTCTGCG GAGCGAGGGGAACCAACAGGGGTGGTGTCCTGTGTCTGTGTGCATCTCCTACAGCATTCTGAATCCCTGCAGTACACCAGCTTTGCGCTCTACCTATAAGCTACATGTGCTTTCAAATTCGATCTCCTGTGTGGCTTAA